The following coding sequences are from one Periophthalmus magnuspinnatus isolate fPerMag1 unplaced genomic scaffold, fPerMag1.2.pri scaffold_162_arrow_ctg1, whole genome shotgun sequence window:
- the LOC117393485 gene encoding cyclic nucleotide-gated cation channel beta-1-like: protein MIEWIKSGIEKVIPQPEHLKAKVENLAKNEAPPAPKVEAPPPTPSPKPAAEETYVPSVEQQSNVVGWIVNGIGRMLPQPVLKLENGDSVQNTVNSSQAKNDLVLEDLEQNNEKQEKPAQKEDKPPKKQSEDAEAQTEHPVLKDSIKKETEEAVLAQMEERLQLERLAAARAAEELALRAAEEAVRQLEQEHAAKIIIDSITEPQDQ from the exons atgATCGAGTGGATAAAGTCGGGCATTGAGAAGGTCATCCCTCAGCCTGAGCACCTCAAGGCAAAGGTAGAGAACTTGGCCAAGAACGAGGCTCCTCCTGCACCCAAAG ttgAAGCTCCTCCACCTACTCCATCACCAAAACCAGCTGCAGAGGAGACGTATGT ACCTTCAGTAGAGCAGCAGTCCAA TGTGGTGGGCTGGATCGTCAATGGTATTGGACGGATGCTTCCTCAGCCTGTTCTCAAATTG GAAAATGGTGACAGTGTACAAAACA CAGTGAACAGCAGCCAGGCCAAAAATGACCTGGTTTTGGAGGATCTcgaacaaaacaatgaaaagcaAGAAAAGCCTGCTCAGAAAGAAGACAAGCCACCAAAGAAACAG TCTGAAGATGCAGAGGCCCAAACAGAACATCCAGTTCTGAAGGACAGCATCAAAAAGGAGACTGAGGAGGCAGTGCTGGCCcagatggaggagag GCTGCAGTTGGAGCGTCTGGCTGCAGCTCGTGCTGCAGAGGAGTTGGccctcagagcagcagaggaggctgtgagacaactggagcaggaACATGCAGCAAAGATCATCATAGACTCCATCACTGAACCACAAGATCAGTGA